The Xiphophorus maculatus strain JP 163 A chromosome 5, X_maculatus-5.0-male, whole genome shotgun sequence nucleotide sequence TGTTCTATAGTCCTATAGTTTGTCCTTCAGTCACAACTTTTACACAGATACATTGACACTAACAAATTGTTAGTGTGTTTGTATGGCAGATTCAGTGACTGGTCAGGCCTGGTGAAGAGCAGAGGTAGATGGTGCATTAGCAATATTAAAATGTAGACAGACACCAGATGTctgaaagcttttcaaagttgtaAGCCTAAAATGCTTAAAAGAACCATGAAAACTACACACTATCTGGCAAAGACACTTTATTTACTTTCAGTGTTATATGATGGTAGTACCAAGCAGTATTCTTATTACAGTCTGATttcagtattttgtaaaaaaaacaacaacccaaagTTCATGTATGAGCAGCTTGATTGCTGATGAAGGTATGAGACGATCAGCTGGTGCAGACTTAGTTCAGGCAGGAAGACTCGCGATGCATTTATCTCTTCAACCTCAACACTGCAACATTTCAGTCACTTCACACTCGAGGCCTCCTGTCTTCTCATCTTCACCCGTTCACTCACATTCGGCTTCCAGGCTTTCTGTGGAGTGAAGCAGCGAGGGAGAACCCCTCGGTCCAAGGAATCAACATTTCCCATCGATGAGCCAGCCTCTTATTCCTTCTCCCTGAAGCTGAAGTCGCAAACCAGAGAGAGGTGGTCGGATGGATAGCTGTAGGATGGAAGCCTGTTGGGTCCGATTTGCTCCTCGTCTGGGATGTCCAGGACAGCGTCCACTCTCAGTGTGTCTTTAGTGTACCAGATGTAGTCCAGCGTGCAGCAGCACTCCCCGGTGCCCCGGATCTTCCATGTCGTGTACTCCGGCTCACTTACGCCGTCCTGACTGAGCTTCTTATAAGCAGAGTCCAAACCTAGAGGGGAAGTGGCGAAGCGTCGGTATACTTCCTCCGACGGGACTGCGTTGAAATCGCCACAAATCAGCAGGGGGACTTTGACGTTGGAGTTGCCGCCAACGAGCTTCTGGACCAGATTCTGAAGGTGCCAGAGGAGGTCCGACCCCTGAGCGCTGCGGAACCACTCCCAGCCAGATCGGGCTTTTAGGTGAGTCGCAGCGACGCATACATACCTTCCACTGCTCCGACAACGCAGAGTCGTCACCACAGCAACCTGAGGCAAAGGTGCACAGTGTCAATAACATTATTGTATTCTTCACgagacaaaagaaagaaatgtttcctACTTGATTTGTGGGGATCATCATGGCAGAGAGTCTGATGTTCACACTGTCCAGGAGCTCGAATCGGGACTCATCAAAGAAGAGGGCACAACCATCAGGACCGCTGTTGCCTTCTATGTCCAGGCATGGAGACCAGGGTTTCGGATAGAAATGGCTGCTGTACCCCAGATTCGCCAAAACCGGCTGGAAGGTGTCATAGTAGTGGTCTACTTCCTGCAGACACAGGATGTGAGGTCGGTAGGCCAGAATCTCCTCCAGGATGAGGCTCCTCCTTCGGGACCAACTGAGGGCCTCCAAGGGACACCGGACAAAGTTGTCAACTCCTACGCCCAGAGCTGAGGGT carries:
- the LOC102226828 gene encoding nocturnin-like isoform X3 gives rise to the protein MGGGATRLYNTLTQTFSGSSSPLSIPPSYLSPHQPALTNLDSDFCLQQKSAPICPLDPVELLQQCEEALRDRPPHLHRNFVYINNGDDIASIPIRVMQWNILAQALGVGVDNFVRCPLEALSWSRRRSLILEEILAYRPHILCLQEVDHYYDTFQPVLANLGYSSHFYPKPWSPCLDIEGNSGPDGCALFFDESRFELLDSVNIRLSAMMIPTNQVAVVTTLRCRSSGRYVCVAATHLKARSGWEWFRSAQGSDLLWHLQNLVQKLVGGNSNVKVPLLICGDFNAVPSEEVYRRFATSPLGLDSAYKKLSQDGVSEPEYTTWKIRGTGECCCTLDYIWYTKDTLRVDAVLDIPDEEQIGPNRLPSYSYPSDHLSLVCDFSFREKE
- the LOC102226828 gene encoding nocturnin-like isoform X2 yields the protein METLVCPMGGGATRLYNTLTQTFSGSSSPLSIPPSYLSPHQPALTNLDSDFCLQKSAPICPLDPVELLQQCEEALRDRPPHLHRNFVYINNGDDIASIPIRVMQWNILAQALGVGVDNFVRCPLEALSWSRRRSLILEEILAYRPHILCLQEVDHYYDTFQPVLANLGYSSHFYPKPWSPCLDIEGNSGPDGCALFFDESRFELLDSVNIRLSAMMIPTNQVAVVTTLRCRSSGRYVCVAATHLKARSGWEWFRSAQGSDLLWHLQNLVQKLVGGNSNVKVPLLICGDFNAVPSEEVYRRFATSPLGLDSAYKKLSQDGVSEPEYTTWKIRGTGECCCTLDYIWYTKDTLRVDAVLDIPDEEQIGPNRLPSYSYPSDHLSLVCDFSFREKE
- the LOC102226828 gene encoding nocturnin-like isoform X1, with the translated sequence METLVCPMGGGATRLYNTLTQTFSGSSSPLSIPPSYLSPHQPALTNLDSDFCLQQKSAPICPLDPVELLQQCEEALRDRPPHLHRNFVYINNGDDIASIPIRVMQWNILAQALGVGVDNFVRCPLEALSWSRRRSLILEEILAYRPHILCLQEVDHYYDTFQPVLANLGYSSHFYPKPWSPCLDIEGNSGPDGCALFFDESRFELLDSVNIRLSAMMIPTNQVAVVTTLRCRSSGRYVCVAATHLKARSGWEWFRSAQGSDLLWHLQNLVQKLVGGNSNVKVPLLICGDFNAVPSEEVYRRFATSPLGLDSAYKKLSQDGVSEPEYTTWKIRGTGECCCTLDYIWYTKDTLRVDAVLDIPDEEQIGPNRLPSYSYPSDHLSLVCDFSFREKE